In Fervidobacterium sp., a single window of DNA contains:
- a CDS encoding TIGR03960 family B12-binding radical SAM protein: ILYWLANSLDFVYAERVFLPWVDMIDLMEKNNIPLFTLETRTPVYELDAIGISLEYELSYTNVLKLLELSKIPLKASDRDDRHPLVIAGGPVVYNCEPIAEAFDAVYLGDGEVNLEGMLRIINYTKGMHREERLKELIKLDGIYVPAFYEQKGKKILPKYDFAPQRIKRNILKDLSSVNPLTRKILPHVESVHDRGVIEISRGCTRGCRFCHAGYVYRPVRERDVSEIVESAKKLIANTGYGEISLLSLSSLDHSQINEIVEELIKGLKDKKVSISIPSTRMDAFNIKIAEKISEVRKTGLTFAPEAGSQRMRDAINKQITLEDIINTVKQAKQAGWRRVKLYFMVGFPNETEEDIRAIGEVLKEVKRVGFSEITASVNLLIPKPHTAFQFAELRPPEYMDDVKRILGQYRKYGKIDINDGKKSFVEGILSRGDRKLFSVIEKAYKIGYYDEWGEYFSFDKWIKLLEDVDYTQYVGPYGLEDFPWDHLDSGVSKEFLWKEYQKFFKGIQTSDCRNVCGFCGVCFEYKVKNVIGGDKG; this comes from the coding sequence ATACTATATTGGCTAGCAAATAGCTTAGATTTTGTTTATGCAGAGAGGGTATTTCTTCCATGGGTCGATATGATAGATCTGATGGAAAAAAATAACATACCATTGTTCACGCTTGAGACGAGAACACCTGTTTATGAGCTTGATGCTATAGGTATTTCTCTTGAATATGAGCTTTCTTACACGAATGTCTTGAAGTTACTTGAACTTTCCAAAATACCCTTGAAAGCATCTGACAGAGATGATCGTCATCCACTTGTAATTGCCGGTGGACCTGTGGTGTACAATTGCGAACCTATTGCGGAAGCATTCGATGCTGTTTATCTCGGTGACGGTGAAGTGAACTTGGAGGGAATGCTAAGAATTATAAATTATACAAAAGGGATGCATAGAGAAGAACGGTTAAAAGAGCTTATCAAGTTGGATGGAATTTACGTACCTGCTTTTTATGAACAAAAAGGAAAGAAGATATTACCAAAGTATGATTTTGCACCACAAAGGATTAAGAGAAACATTCTAAAGGACTTAAGTAGTGTGAATCCGTTGACACGAAAAATACTACCACATGTTGAGAGTGTACATGACAGGGGAGTAATAGAAATAAGCAGAGGGTGTACAAGAGGATGCAGATTTTGCCATGCTGGTTATGTTTACAGACCTGTTCGTGAAAGAGATGTTAGTGAAATTGTTGAAAGTGCTAAAAAGCTTATCGCAAACACAGGGTATGGTGAAATTTCTTTGCTTTCTTTATCTTCTCTTGACCACTCACAGATAAATGAAATAGTCGAAGAGCTAATTAAAGGGTTAAAAGATAAGAAAGTATCTATATCCATTCCATCGACAAGAATGGATGCATTTAATATCAAGATTGCCGAGAAAATATCAGAAGTACGAAAAACAGGACTTACCTTTGCACCAGAAGCGGGAAGTCAAAGGATGCGCGATGCAATAAACAAACAAATAACACTTGAGGATATAATAAACACGGTAAAGCAGGCAAAGCAAGCAGGTTGGAGGAGAGTAAAACTCTATTTCATGGTTGGATTTCCGAATGAAACAGAGGAAGATATAAGAGCCATAGGTGAGGTGTTGAAAGAAGTTAAAAGGGTAGGTTTTTCAGAGATAACCGCTTCGGTAAATCTACTTATTCCTAAGCCTCATACGGCTTTTCAATTTGCCGAACTTCGTCCGCCAGAATACATGGATGATGTGAAGAGAATCCTTGGGCAGTATAGAAAATACGGAAAGATAGATATTAATGATGGTAAGAAAAGTTTTGTTGAAGGAATTCTTTCTCGCGGAGATAGAAAGCTTTTTTCTGTTATTGAAAAAGCATACAAGATAGGTTACTATGATGAATGGGGAGAGTATTTTTCGTTCGATAAGTGGATAAAATTGCTTGAAGATGTAGATTACACCCAATATGTTGGTCCGTACGGATTAGAGGATTTTCCTTGGGATCATCTTGACAGCGGAGTTAGTAAGGAGTTTCTTTGGAAAGAATATCAAAAATTTTTTAAAGGTATTCAAACAAGCGATTGCAGAAATGTTTGTGGTTTTTGTGGTGTGTGTTTTGAGTATAAGGTAAAAAATGTAATTGGAGGTGATAAAGGGTGA